The genomic region TCCGGTGCCGGCTTTTCTGCTGCCGGGGACTGTTCTTCAACGAGATCCTTCTTCACTTCACGGAAGCGACCGGATTCGTTCTTTTCGAATGTACGCTTCTTGCGCACTTCGACGGTCACAGATTTTGACCGTCCATGCGAGAAGTTTTGACGAACCTGCCCTGCCTCGACCGTCTTGCTCAATTCAAGCTTCGATCTGTTGAGGCTCAGCGGTTTCTTCTCCTGATCGCGATCACTCATAATCCGTTCAACTTCCTCATTTCCTGCGGGATCGGGCACATACGCCGACCCTGTCCTGTCCGTCTGGCGCTCGTCTGATCTCAGACAGCGCGAAATCCTTCAAGCCGCTTGCACGAACGCCCCAACCGATTGGCAAGACCTCCTGGCGCAACGGCCACATGTACTGCTTTTTCGCGACCAAAGGCCGCGCCGATTTCAGCAGCATCCAGAACGGAATAAATCGGCAGATCCCGGGCCTTGGCCTCGATCTTTGATTTTCCGTCTGCGGCACCATCGCGTGCCGCCAATACTAAGGCTGCGCCCTCGGCAATCTGGGCACGGGCCTTTTCAAATCCTGCAACAGCCTGTCCTGCACGCCGCGCCAGCGACAACAGATCGATGCATTTGCGCGTCAGCAGCTCTTCGATCCGGTCTGCAAGTGCGGTGTCGACCACGACTTTTTGCCGGGCCGCCCGGGCAAAGGCGTTCTTTGCACAGGCGGTATTTACCACATCCCGCGACGGGCACAACCATAATCCCCGTCCCGGCAGCCGTTCCTCAAGGTCGGGAACAACCGAACCATCCGGCCCGATCACAACCCTGAGAAGATCTTCCTTGTGCCGGACTTCGCCGGTGACAATGCACCGGCGTTCCGGAACCTCGGCTACCTTGCCGCCTTTACGATGCGACATGGCATCCTCCGATCGACCTTAGGCCTCTTCGCTTTCCGCCGAT from Thalassospira indica harbors:
- a CDS encoding RNA-binding protein — protein: MSHRKGGKVAEVPERRCIVTGEVRHKEDLLRVVIGPDGSVVPDLEERLPGRGLWLCPSRDVVNTACAKNAFARAARQKVVVDTALADRIEELLTRKCIDLLSLARRAGQAVAGFEKARAQIAEGAALVLAARDGAADGKSKIEAKARDLPIYSVLDAAEIGAAFGREKAVHVAVAPGGLANRLGRSCKRLEGFRAV